Within Bdellovibrionales bacterium, the genomic segment AAGATCAAGCATCTGTTTGCTCACCCCCTCTTTCTCGTTGCCAAAAACAACCGCTGAGGGTTGGGTGAAGTCTATCTCTTCTATCGATACGCTCGCCTCCAGGTGAGTGGCATAGATTTTATACCCCCGCCCCTTCAGCCTCTGAACGCAAGACTCGACATCTGAAAATGGCTCCACTTGCAACCATTTGTCAGAACCTTTTGTCACTCGATTGGCTGCCTTAAATTTTGCATTGGCTACATCGATGATCTGAAAGCGATAGAATCCAAAAGCCTCGGCAGATCTCATGACAGCGCTGATATTTCCGCGGTCATAGATGTTCTCGAGCACTGGAACCAAGGCCTGGGAACGTCTTCGACAGACTTCCAATATTCTCTGTTGGCGTTCGACAGTGAGTCGGGAACCTAAGATCTGCCAGAGTTCAGCAGCCGTGTAAGGCGCCCCCCCAATCAGAAAAGGCTCTGATTCAAAGAAAGTCCTTCTTACCGAACGAGTGACCACGTCTTCAAGTTCTTCCTCTTCTGCTAAGCTCAATTTTGAGTCCTTCACCTCGAGACTTCCGCTCTATTCTGTTTTCTTGTGTTCTGTTCTGTTCACCCATATTAATTATTGCCGGAAGACCTTATGGCCCGTAGCCTTTGGTCACGGCTCGCATTAATACTGAAAAATGAGGGAGAAACCATTGAAAAATGTGATCAGCGTCATTATTCCGACATACAATCGGCTTCACACTCTCCCCAGAGCCATTGATTCTATTAGAAATCAGTCCTACCCTCATTGGGAACTTATTATTGTAGATGACGGATCCACTGACGGAACTGAGGATTGGATTCATCACCACCAGAAAGATCTCATTTCGAACGGAAAAGCTCGATACATACGAATTAACCGAGGCGGAGTGAGCCGGGCCCGTAATACCGGAATTGAACGATCTTGGGGAGAATGGCTGGCCTTTCTGGATTCTGATGATGAATGGCTACCCGAAAAGCTTTCAATGCAAATCAAGGTCGCGCAGTCAGGCTCTCAAGATTTGATTCTTCACGGTGAGGAGATTTGGGTCCGCCATGGCCGCCGGGTCAATCCTTGCAGACAACACAAAAAATTCGGCGGTCGAATATTTAGCAAGTGTG encodes:
- a CDS encoding RNA methyltransferase, coding for MSLAEEEELEDVVTRSVRRTFFESEPFLIGGAPYTAAELWQILGSRLTVERQQRILEVCRRRSQALVPVLENIYDRGNISAVMRSAEAFGFYRFQIIDVANAKFKAANRVTKGSDKWLQVEPFSDVESCVQRLKGRGYKIYATHLEASVSIEEIDFTQPSAVVFGNEKEGVSKQMLDLVDGRFVLPMLGFSQSFNISVAASLTFSYVHYAQKKAQGGPAFLSEREQQILAANYALRSFDNPEALLKELKTREK
- a CDS encoding glycosyltransferase; translated protein: MKNVISVIIPTYNRLHTLPRAIDSIRNQSYPHWELIIVDDGSTDGTEDWIHHHQKDLISNGKARYIRINRGGVSRARNTGIERSWGEWLAFLDSDDEWLPEKLSMQIKVAQSGSQDLILHGEEIWVRHGRRVNPCRQHKKFGGRIFSKCVPLCLISPSTVMIHRSIFNEVGLFREDFPVCEDYELWLRITSQFNVNFLEEPLIIKYGGHDDQLSGKFKAMDYWRTKALFPYLRSAYITEPEKRQVAQCLVSKASILLRGYEKHKNWKNYEEMQHFRVVAQEFLDSPFLDTESVLD